A region from the Rhodothermia bacterium genome encodes:
- a CDS encoding DNA polymerase/3'-5' exonuclease PolX — MTNKQIAKSLQEVADLLELTGGNSFRVRAFANAARLLQRLPEQVQDLLSEGRLTEVQGIGSSLAKDIATLVETGALPQRKELADKLPQGLPEVLKIKGLGVKKVRALWQGLGITSLEELAVAARENRLLDAEGFGKKTQEQILASIALQEVYRSQRRYATVYRLLMPLLETLEKHTGTVQCMPVGEFRRKMPTVSEVTVLLKATHEAHVLTALSALEIKTEAVGTNTWKALLPDGFEVTFIWAESERFGTEVFLKTGPTSFIEAFMRKSGALPLVSDEALLFEQAGMTFVDPELRDLAPAERSEVELRGHKLLEVSDLKGTLHNHSTYSDGAHTLYEMAEAAREMGLAYYGSCDHSQSLTIAHGMSIERVQAQQAEIAQHNAAYAQMGVNFRIYSGIESDILNDGALDYPKEILASFDLVVASIHNGFNMTEEAATQRLITAIENPFTTILGHPTGRLLLAREGYPVNHHKIIDACAANGVAIELNANPYRLDMDWKWIPYALEKGVWISINPDAHAKEGLQDVFWGVEVARKAGLTPENCLNALPRIAFEQWLKQKKTNLHLPA; from the coding sequence ATGACGAATAAACAAATTGCAAAATCCTTGCAAGAAGTTGCGGATTTACTTGAACTTACGGGCGGGAATTCTTTTCGGGTACGGGCTTTTGCCAATGCTGCACGTTTGCTACAACGGTTGCCGGAGCAAGTACAGGACTTGTTGTCTGAGGGGCGATTAACCGAGGTGCAAGGGATCGGAAGTAGCTTGGCCAAGGACATCGCAACATTGGTGGAAACAGGTGCTTTGCCACAACGCAAAGAATTGGCCGATAAACTCCCACAAGGTTTGCCAGAAGTTTTGAAAATTAAGGGTCTGGGGGTGAAAAAAGTACGTGCTTTGTGGCAAGGTTTGGGCATTACCTCTTTAGAAGAATTGGCGGTGGCGGCTCGCGAAAACCGCTTGCTCGATGCAGAAGGTTTTGGTAAAAAAACGCAAGAACAGATTTTAGCTTCTATCGCATTGCAAGAAGTCTATCGCTCGCAAAGGCGTTATGCTACAGTCTATCGCTTGCTCATGCCACTTTTAGAAACGCTTGAGAAACACACTGGAACGGTACAATGTATGCCGGTGGGGGAATTTCGTCGTAAAATGCCGACCGTCTCCGAAGTTACCGTTTTGTTAAAAGCCACACACGAAGCACATGTTCTAACAGCGCTAAGTGCATTAGAAATAAAGACGGAGGCCGTAGGGACGAATACTTGGAAAGCATTGTTACCAGATGGCTTCGAGGTTACGTTTATTTGGGCGGAGTCGGAGCGTTTTGGGACGGAAGTATTCCTAAAGACCGGGCCAACCTCTTTTATTGAAGCGTTCATGAGGAAATCTGGTGCGCTGCCTTTGGTCTCGGATGAGGCATTGTTGTTTGAACAAGCGGGAATGACCTTTGTTGACCCCGAGTTGCGGGACTTAGCCCCTGCGGAACGCTCGGAAGTTGAACTTCGTGGTCATAAACTGCTTGAAGTGAGTGACCTCAAGGGCACACTCCATAACCACTCTACCTATAGCGACGGCGCTCATACGTTGTACGAAATGGCTGAAGCTGCACGCGAAATGGGCTTAGCATATTATGGCTCATGTGACCATAGCCAGTCCTTAACTATCGCGCACGGCATGAGCATTGAACGTGTACAGGCGCAACAAGCCGAAATTGCTCAACATAATGCCGCTTATGCACAAATGGGCGTGAATTTTCGCATTTATTCAGGAATCGAGAGCGATATTTTGAACGATGGTGCATTAGATTACCCGAAAGAGATTTTAGCTTCTTTTGACCTCGTTGTTGCAAGCATCCACAATGGTTTTAACATGACGGAGGAAGCCGCAACCCAGCGGTTAATTACGGCCATAGAAAATCCATTTACTACAATTTTGGGACACCCGACCGGAAGACTGCTGCTTGCGCGTGAAGGCTATCCGGTAAATCACCACAAAATCATTGACGCTTGTGCTGCAAATGGGGTAGCGATTGAACTCAATGCTAATCCCTATCGTTTAGACATGGATTGGAAGTGGATTCCGTATGCACTTGAAAAAGGCGTTTGGATTTCAATTAATCCAGATGCACATGCAAAAGAGGGGCTTCAGGATGTATTTTGGGGGGTAGAAGTTGCAAGAAAGGCTGGGCTGACGCCCGAAAATTGCTTAAATGCGTTGCCGCGAATAGCGTTTGAACAGTGGCTTAAACAAAAAAAGACCAACCTCCACTTACCTGCATAA
- a CDS encoding penicillin acylase family protein, which yields MFINRFQNIFALVLLFSVVGLFVLGITFWFSYAFKTDYSAEVKIRNLRGNVSVEWRKDRIPVIRASSESDGLAGLGYSHALRHALPMAVWRQVALGETGQWFPGDTTAIIDRMSKTMGIGKMAYAAYRQLRPEEKNRLVAYTNGINAVFEHPNEQVNDDLLLSGLKPKRWEPWHCLAIEHLLAWVGAEPYKKTAADTLQPMFEKFMAEQKVVKKFLRLHGFENGMAWVARQSRDTYFFHRHVYGATAWPLVQEVVLNWGDGKNEVLSIPGTLLFPSGRNERLSWHFLLTSAFTAERLPKGADSLIVPENRVVRDMEGNETLVTIRSNGSSFFLPESFKKKYRKMVQDTLLVERDTTVGFVWKFGWPGFRALSDQASFRNLLRGDTTGVTFRLFKGNGLLLTNEGRWSVRGQPLVRENLPNGILISDSPWASHTATRLRQVLASGLTPPQFLGKFEDSYSPFVRPVVKGLLGMMEKRKDLTYAAKDALTYLRNWKYDFSNESIAASVFDAWMAEYYKGWSSIPPPDSTMFAGLDSAKTAQNSLKLKKTLISVVSRFKDKDSSPRDFSSFQWGLTQVGLVYYPLWSANFIPLSSGKLANNRFAPIRIAHTGHPTTLQWRATRMLTDLPSPSVWEGWFANRSSESWVIQRANLIHEEMLSRYSIADRQQFIELDQRRDVELIGKTQLIPAS from the coding sequence GTGTTCATCAATAGGTTCCAAAATATCTTTGCCCTTGTCCTGCTATTTTCGGTTGTGGGTCTGTTTGTTTTAGGCATCACCTTTTGGTTTTCATATGCCTTCAAAACCGATTATAGCGCAGAAGTGAAAATCAGGAATTTGCGTGGGAATGTGTCCGTAGAATGGCGGAAAGACCGTATTCCAGTCATTCGGGCGTCGTCGGAGTCTGATGGCTTGGCCGGATTGGGGTACAGCCATGCGCTACGCCACGCACTGCCAATGGCCGTCTGGCGACAAGTTGCTCTTGGCGAAACGGGGCAATGGTTCCCCGGAGATACTACGGCCATTATAGACCGGATGTCCAAAACAATGGGAATCGGCAAAATGGCTTATGCGGCTTATCGGCAACTTCGGCCCGAAGAGAAAAACCGCCTCGTCGCCTATACCAATGGCATAAATGCGGTCTTTGAACATCCAAATGAACAGGTGAATGACGATTTATTGCTATCTGGACTGAAGCCTAAGCGCTGGGAGCCTTGGCATTGCCTTGCAATAGAACATTTATTGGCTTGGGTTGGGGCAGAACCCTATAAAAAAACCGCTGCGGATACCTTGCAACCCATGTTCGAAAAATTTATGGCCGAACAAAAGGTGGTGAAAAAATTCTTGCGTTTGCATGGTTTTGAAAATGGGATGGCTTGGGTGGCGCGTCAAAGTCGGGATACCTATTTCTTTCATCGCCATGTTTATGGCGCTACCGCATGGCCATTGGTGCAAGAGGTGGTTTTGAACTGGGGAGATGGGAAAAACGAAGTCCTAAGCATTCCCGGAACCCTCCTTTTTCCGTCTGGAAGAAATGAACGGCTTTCTTGGCATTTCTTACTCACGAGTGCTTTCACCGCAGAACGTTTGCCCAAAGGAGCCGACAGCCTCATTGTGCCAGAAAACCGTGTGGTGCGGGATATGGAGGGCAATGAAACCTTGGTGACCATCCGCTCAAATGGAAGTTCCTTTTTTCTACCAGAGTCGTTTAAAAAGAAGTACAGAAAAATGGTACAAGATACCCTTTTGGTGGAGCGTGATACAACCGTTGGTTTTGTATGGAAGTTTGGTTGGCCGGGTTTTCGTGCCTTGAGTGATCAAGCTTCCTTCCGTAACCTTTTGCGTGGAGATACAACTGGTGTGACGTTTCGGTTATTTAAAGGGAATGGACTTTTGCTTACGAATGAAGGGCGATGGTCGGTTCGAGGACAGCCTTTGGTTCGCGAAAACCTCCCGAATGGTATATTAATTTCGGACTCACCTTGGGCAAGCCATACCGCCACGAGGCTTCGTCAAGTCCTTGCCAGTGGCCTTACGCCACCACAATTTCTGGGGAAATTCGAGGATTCTTACAGCCCCTTCGTCCGACCTGTTGTGAAAGGCTTGCTCGGTATGATGGAAAAGCGGAAAGACCTTACCTATGCCGCAAAAGACGCCCTAACCTACCTCAGAAACTGGAAATATGACTTTAGCAATGAAAGTATTGCGGCCTCCGTTTTTGATGCTTGGATGGCAGAATATTATAAAGGCTGGTCGTCTATACCTCCGCCCGATTCCACCATGTTTGCGGGCCTAGACTCTGCAAAAACAGCCCAAAATAGCCTGAAACTGAAGAAAACCTTGATCTCGGTAGTGAGCCGGTTTAAAGATAAAGATAGCTCACCACGCGACTTTAGCTCCTTCCAATGGGGACTTACGCAGGTGGGTTTGGTATATTACCCCTTATGGTCTGCCAATTTTATCCCGCTCTCCTCAGGAAAATTGGCCAATAACCGTTTTGCACCCATTCGGATCGCACATACCGGACATCCCACAACTTTACAATGGCGTGCTACGCGGATGTTGACAGATTTGCCCTCACCCTCGGTTTGGGAAGGTTGGTTTGCGAACCGCTCTTCGGAGTCTTGGGTCATCCAGCGTGCCAACTTAATCCATGAGGAAATGCTCTCGCGGTATAGCATTGCAGACCGGCAGCAATTCATTGAGTTAGACCAACGAAGGGACGTGGAGTTAATCGGTAAAACCCAACTTATTCCGGCGAGTTAA
- a CDS encoding S41 family peptidase has product MRFTKKFSYIGAGILIAGFFFGMGIQKVFSGEDVVQSLQKLDQAFSLINQQYVDDVDSAKLAENAIEGMLKGLDPHSVYIDAKRMKRVREEFDASFEGIGIFFDFVDDTLMVQQVISDGPSEKAGLKAGDFIVKVDEKETKGWKNEDVQAHLKGPKGTKVTLKIRRNGVDKLLSFDIIRDTIPFYTVTAKHMIDDKTGYINLERFARTSYQEVADAMNQLRGLGMERLVLDLRNNRGGYMEMAVRIVDELLPANKMIVYTKSRIQSFNEQYRSTSRGSFEKLPVIVLVNSGSASASEIVAGALQDHDRALVVGERTFGKGLVQRQFELLDGSVMQMTISRYFTPSGRLIQTPYADGDQEAYYKSKLEIERKNKGVLKKEDLIAQAPDSLKYKTINGRTVLGGGGILPDLILPDSLGLPKPLVIALIRNSVEDDFTGHWLNMHPEFRTQWTSKKGDFIKNYRIPDALLNEFWSYATDKKGFKFIENNKASSLNMQDEKRKSFTKKEQLENKEVVEVRIKALLARRLWDLDASVQVFHKLDQTLAEALRNWDKASNFAQSYR; this is encoded by the coding sequence ATGCGTTTTACGAAAAAGTTTTCCTACATCGGAGCCGGAATCCTTATCGCTGGATTCTTCTTTGGAATGGGCATCCAAAAAGTCTTTTCCGGTGAAGATGTTGTACAAAGCCTTCAAAAATTAGACCAAGCCTTTTCGCTCATTAACCAACAATATGTGGACGATGTGGACTCGGCCAAACTCGCCGAAAACGCCATCGAGGGTATGTTAAAAGGCTTAGACCCACACTCGGTCTATATTGATGCCAAACGTATGAAGCGTGTACGTGAAGAATTTGATGCCTCGTTCGAGGGTATTGGGATTTTCTTCGACTTTGTGGACGACACGTTGATGGTACAGCAAGTGATCTCGGATGGTCCATCAGAAAAAGCAGGGCTTAAAGCTGGTGATTTTATCGTAAAGGTGGACGAAAAAGAAACTAAAGGCTGGAAAAATGAAGATGTTCAAGCTCATCTAAAAGGCCCTAAAGGGACCAAAGTCACCCTTAAAATCCGCAGAAATGGGGTGGATAAACTCCTCTCCTTCGACATCATCCGCGACACCATTCCCTTCTATACCGTTACGGCAAAACACATGATTGACGACAAGACGGGATACATCAATCTGGAACGCTTTGCCCGGACTTCCTATCAAGAAGTAGCAGACGCCATGAACCAGTTGCGCGGCCTTGGTATGGAACGCTTGGTTCTAGACCTCCGTAACAACCGAGGCGGGTATATGGAAATGGCCGTCCGGATTGTGGATGAATTGTTGCCCGCCAACAAGATGATCGTCTATACCAAGAGCCGAATCCAGTCATTTAACGAGCAATACCGCTCTACCTCGCGGGGAAGTTTCGAGAAATTGCCCGTTATCGTCTTGGTTAATTCGGGTTCTGCATCCGCCAGCGAAATCGTAGCCGGAGCCTTGCAAGACCACGACCGTGCCTTGGTGGTGGGAGAACGCACGTTTGGAAAAGGCTTGGTACAACGACAATTTGAGCTATTGGATGGCTCGGTTATGCAAATGACCATCTCGCGGTACTTTACACCCTCCGGAAGACTTATCCAAACCCCTTATGCTGATGGCGACCAAGAAGCCTACTATAAATCTAAATTAGAAATTGAACGCAAAAACAAAGGTGTCCTGAAAAAAGAAGACCTCATTGCACAAGCGCCGGACTCTTTAAAATACAAAACCATTAATGGCCGTACCGTACTCGGCGGAGGCGGCATTTTACCTGACCTCATCTTGCCAGATTCCTTAGGATTGCCCAAGCCACTCGTCATTGCCCTCATTCGCAACAGCGTAGAGGATGATTTCACCGGACATTGGCTGAACATGCACCCCGAATTTCGGACGCAGTGGACGTCAAAGAAAGGGGATTTCATCAAGAACTACCGCATTCCTGACGCCTTGCTTAACGAATTTTGGAGCTATGCCACCGATAAAAAAGGCTTTAAGTTTATTGAGAACAACAAAGCCAGTTCGCTAAATATGCAAGACGAGAAGCGTAAGTCCTTCACCAAAAAAGAACAATTGGAAAACAAAGAAGTGGTCGAGGTTAGAATTAAGGCACTCTTAGCGCGACGTTTGTGGGACTTGGACGCCTCGGTGCAGGTGTTCCACAAATTAGACCAAACCCTTGCCGAAGCCCTTCGGAATTGGGACAAAGCCTCCAACTTTGCGCAGTCGTACCGATAA
- a CDS encoding DMT family transporter yields the protein MKQPRLLYPILAFGVLCIASSSVMIRLISDEANGLTVATYRTFLATLFLLPFFPRAWPEIRVLSPNHKRLVLLSGVMLGLHFVTWISSLYYTTVASSTVLVNTSPLFIAMASFFILGERLHNRLLIGIILGFLGASLMAFGDLSDKQFPHAAFGNGLAILGMITVSGYMMAGRVVRQQGLSWLGYVFPVYFIAAVTVLICSLLLQTNLVVSWTVLGICALMALGPQIAGHGAMNYAVRYIPPAFVTLVILVEPVLSSLMTFLLWGEKPSTLSLFGMVVVLTGLIAALQGKAQMETND from the coding sequence ATGAAGCAACCTCGTTTACTGTATCCGATCTTGGCTTTTGGCGTTTTGTGCATTGCCAGTAGCTCCGTCATGATCCGCTTAATCTCCGACGAAGCCAATGGCCTCACCGTAGCAACCTACCGAACGTTTTTGGCAACTCTTTTTTTGTTGCCTTTTTTTCCGCGTGCATGGCCAGAAATCCGTGTGCTTTCCCCAAATCATAAAAGATTGGTGCTTCTTTCGGGTGTGATGCTGGGCCTCCATTTCGTCACATGGATTAGCTCTTTGTATTATACAACGGTGGCAAGTTCCACTGTTTTGGTGAATACATCACCCTTATTTATTGCCATGGCCTCGTTTTTCATTTTGGGAGAGCGCCTTCATAATCGTTTGCTAATAGGCATTATTTTGGGATTTTTAGGTGCGTCACTCATGGCCTTTGGGGATTTAAGCGACAAGCAATTCCCACATGCCGCTTTTGGTAATGGATTGGCGATCCTGGGTATGATCACCGTAAGCGGCTATATGATGGCCGGTCGAGTAGTGCGGCAGCAAGGTCTTTCTTGGCTTGGGTACGTTTTTCCGGTTTATTTCATTGCCGCGGTGACTGTTTTGATCTGTTCCTTACTGCTACAGACCAATCTCGTGGTCTCATGGACGGTTCTTGGAATCTGCGCCTTGATGGCACTTGGACCTCAAATTGCAGGTCATGGTGCTATGAACTATGCTGTTCGCTACATCCCACCCGCTTTCGTCACCCTGGTCATATTGGTCGAGCCTGTTCTTTCTTCGCTCATGACGTTTCTCCTCTGGGGAGAAAAACCAAGCACGCTCTCGTTGTTTGGAATGGTGGTGGTGCTAACGGGTTTGATTGCGGCTTTGCAAGGGAAAGCGCAAATGGAAACGAATGATTAA
- a CDS encoding glycosyltransferase, with product MMFETLHVVPETLEEVLAAFRVLPQTSIVIPTLNEEKILEKLLKSFTPEMKRRLGLEIIVSDGGSTDQTLEIARKFADKVVVHEDAKPQTISEGRNAGAAVAQGDVLIFFNADVRFPVQLEPFLQELVEAAGMDGAATCRVTVHPEEANWKDNLVLGGCNAYFWFLNQIGMGMGRGECHAVATQTFRTLGGYRTDLVAGEDFDLFKRIAQHARQQNKVGIRFLWRWTLYEDPRRYRAIGYARTMLKWFQNAVSITLFNRSVSKEWTPYR from the coding sequence ATGATGTTCGAAACCTTGCACGTCGTACCAGAGACGTTGGAAGAGGTTTTGGCGGCGTTCCGCGTTTTGCCACAAACCAGTATTGTCATCCCAACCTTAAACGAAGAAAAAATTCTGGAGAAACTGCTAAAGTCTTTTACACCAGAAATGAAGCGACGTTTAGGTCTGGAAATTATTGTCTCCGATGGTGGTTCTACCGACCAGACCTTGGAGATTGCACGAAAATTTGCCGATAAAGTGGTGGTTCATGAAGACGCAAAGCCTCAGACCATCTCCGAAGGCAGAAATGCAGGTGCAGCCGTTGCACAAGGTGATGTCTTGATCTTTTTTAATGCCGATGTACGTTTTCCAGTTCAGTTGGAACCGTTTTTGCAGGAATTGGTTGAGGCTGCCGGTATGGATGGAGCCGCTACTTGCCGCGTAACCGTTCATCCCGAAGAGGCAAATTGGAAAGACAACCTCGTTCTTGGCGGGTGTAATGCCTACTTCTGGTTTCTAAACCAAATTGGAATGGGCATGGGACGAGGTGAATGTCATGCTGTCGCTACACAAACGTTTAGAACGTTAGGCGGTTATCGAACCGATTTGGTGGCCGGAGAAGATTTTGACCTCTTTAAACGTATTGCTCAACACGCAAGGCAACAAAATAAGGTAGGCATTCGTTTTCTTTGGCGATGGACGCTCTACGAAGACCCCAGAAGATATCGTGCTATTGGTTATGCACGAACCATGCTGAAGTGGTTCCAAAATGCGGTCTCTATCACCCTTTTTAACCGTTCTGTGTCTAAAGAATGGACTCCTTATCGGTAA
- a CDS encoding DUF4293 family protein — translation MWQRIQTLYLVLSILFLSLIPALQVNLAMAQPLFWGGIGLAGISVVLTVWGIFQFLNRKKQLSTVRIAAIVAFLAVGLSKVAYLITTPQVLWMNFIQNPAILWGIGGAFLGFVFQLLALYAIRKDENLVRSMDRLR, via the coding sequence ATGTGGCAACGCATTCAGACCCTATACTTGGTCTTATCCATTCTTTTTCTTTCCCTTATTCCGGCCTTACAAGTGAATTTGGCAATGGCGCAACCGCTTTTTTGGGGCGGAATCGGTCTTGCCGGAATTTCTGTGGTTTTGACCGTTTGGGGGATTTTTCAATTTCTGAACCGCAAAAAACAACTCTCTACTGTCCGAATTGCGGCCATTGTTGCTTTTTTAGCCGTAGGACTTTCTAAGGTGGCTTATTTAATCACAACGCCACAAGTACTTTGGATGAACTTCATCCAAAACCCTGCTATTCTGTGGGGAATTGGCGGCGCATTTTTGGGATTTGTGTTTCAACTATTGGCCCTATATGCGATCCGTAAAGACGAAAACTTGGTACGTTCTATGGATCGCTTACGATGA
- a CDS encoding isocitrate/isopropylmalate dehydrogenase family protein: MAHKVVLIPGDGIGPEITDATLDVLAATGVPITWVLEEEAGMRSIDAGGEPLPPKVINSIKTHKVALKGPITTPIGGGFKSVNVSLRQALDLYANVRPSYSLPGVKTAFQHVDLVLFRENTEGLYIGQEKFDAETGVAEAIARVTKFGSERILRYAFEYAKFNERGKISLVHKANILKKTSGLFLELGREIAKEYPEIRFEEVIVDNMCMQMVTNPERYDCIVTTNLFGDILSDLAAGLVGGLGIVPGANIGSEYAVFESVHGSAPDIAGQNKANPTALIRSAEMMLRHLGEHVAADAIRKSLFEIFRRGEFRTADLGGSTPTNEFGKRVAEKVAKNIAKPRWRTQV, encoded by the coding sequence ATGGCACACAAAGTAGTTCTTATCCCCGGAGACGGCATAGGCCCCGAAATCACGGATGCAACCTTAGATGTTTTGGCCGCTACGGGCGTCCCCATTACTTGGGTTTTGGAAGAAGAGGCCGGAATGCGCTCTATTGATGCCGGTGGGGAGCCGCTCCCTCCAAAAGTTATAAACAGCATTAAAACACATAAAGTTGCGCTTAAAGGCCCGATTACAACACCCATTGGTGGTGGATTTAAAAGCGTAAATGTTTCCCTACGCCAAGCCTTAGACCTGTACGCTAACGTCCGACCAAGCTATAGCCTACCGGGGGTTAAAACGGCTTTCCAACATGTGGATTTGGTGCTTTTCCGTGAAAACACCGAAGGGCTTTATATTGGTCAAGAGAAATTTGACGCCGAAACCGGCGTGGCCGAAGCCATTGCGCGCGTAACCAAATTCGGCTCCGAGCGTATTCTCCGATATGCGTTTGAATACGCAAAATTTAACGAACGCGGTAAAATCTCTTTGGTACACAAGGCAAATATTCTCAAAAAGACATCGGGCTTATTCCTAGAATTGGGACGCGAAATCGCCAAAGAATACCCAGAAATTCGTTTCGAGGAAGTGATCGTGGACAATATGTGTATGCAAATGGTTACAAATCCAGAACGCTACGATTGTATTGTGACGACCAACCTTTTCGGTGACATTTTAAGTGACCTCGCGGCAGGATTGGTCGGGGGATTGGGCATTGTTCCAGGAGCTAATATTGGTAGTGAATATGCCGTGTTTGAATCGGTTCATGGCTCCGCACCCGATATTGCGGGTCAAAACAAAGCAAACCCAACCGCCCTTATTCGCTCTGCGGAAATGATGCTGCGTCATCTTGGCGAACACGTGGCTGCCGATGCCATCCGTAAAAGCCTATTCGAGATTTTCCGTCGTGGTGAGTTTCGTACTGCGGACTTGGGCGGCAGCACCCCTACCAATGAGTTTGGGAAACGGGTTGCCGAAAAAGTGGCAAAAAACATTGCAAAACCACGCTGGCGCACACAAGTTTAA
- a CDS encoding cation:proton antiporter, with protein sequence MPQDLQYLLSFVVLCLSAHYIGRLFSSYRLPYITGYLFTGALVGSSGLGLLPHEANESLQFLNHAALGLIAFIAGSELYLRELRKQVKTIVLISFGIISVVFIVGGPLIFLLTHYIPFTQGFDPQAKWAVALLGATILLALSPPSTIAVIKEVRAKGPFTRTALSVTVVIDVAIVFCFALSVNFVEPLLDASKSIDLRFILLILLDLGLALGVGYLAGFMLKQILFFRIPNAGKMALILGLGYGIFWMSKMIKGYTLLHGPFPIHIEPLLTAMIAGIYVTNFTAYRDLFEELLHDLSVPVYVAFFTFTGLVLELSLLWVMLPFAGLLFIVRALSIFIGTNLGGRIAKAPTQFSNLSWMAFITQAGIALGLSAEAAMHFPKLGVAFQTLIVSVILLNEIFGPLFLKNVLRMVGEANEPSDVIEKSLQRRAVILGIDGQSITLARQLAQSGWQVLMADGDPVRIDLVSGKSVHAGIEAQHMSFLSKQAIERLLTKTPDAFVVMLETDRENLRACKWIREVADLRLIVRLHSASMAEQFRALNAFALDQTSAMVNLIQQAVVAPQSTALLMHEDTKRQIRQIKVTNVNMDNTFVRDLRLPADVLLLDVIREDVVVVPNGFTRIRVGDEMTVIGHPEDLDVVTMRLGY encoded by the coding sequence ATGCCACAAGACCTCCAATACCTCCTTTCTTTCGTTGTATTGTGTTTGTCTGCACACTACATCGGACGATTGTTTTCATCGTATCGGTTACCTTATATCACGGGCTATTTATTCACGGGAGCTTTAGTCGGTTCTTCTGGATTAGGTTTACTGCCCCACGAGGCCAACGAGTCACTCCAATTCCTTAACCATGCTGCACTTGGGCTTATTGCCTTTATTGCAGGTAGCGAATTGTATTTGCGGGAGTTACGCAAGCAGGTAAAAACCATCGTTTTGATTTCTTTTGGTATTATTAGTGTTGTCTTTATCGTTGGTGGCCCCCTTATTTTCTTATTAACCCATTATATTCCATTCACGCAAGGTTTCGATCCTCAGGCAAAATGGGCAGTAGCGCTACTTGGTGCTACAATTTTATTGGCCCTTTCGCCACCCTCTACCATTGCCGTGATTAAAGAGGTTCGAGCAAAAGGGCCCTTTACACGAACAGCCCTCAGTGTAACGGTAGTTATTGATGTTGCCATTGTGTTTTGTTTTGCCCTTAGTGTAAATTTTGTGGAGCCTCTTTTGGACGCTTCGAAGAGTATAGACCTCCGTTTTATATTGTTGATATTGTTAGACTTGGGCTTGGCACTTGGTGTAGGATATCTTGCTGGTTTTATGCTCAAGCAAATTTTGTTTTTCCGAATTCCCAATGCGGGTAAAATGGCACTGATTTTGGGCTTGGGCTATGGTATTTTTTGGATGTCTAAGATGATTAAAGGATATACCCTTCTGCATGGCCCTTTTCCTATCCATATCGAGCCATTGTTAACGGCCATGATCGCAGGGATTTATGTAACGAACTTCACGGCTTATCGAGACTTGTTCGAGGAATTGTTGCATGATCTAAGTGTCCCGGTTTATGTGGCTTTCTTCACCTTTACAGGCTTGGTACTTGAGCTTTCGTTGCTGTGGGTCATGCTGCCGTTCGCGGGATTATTGTTCATCGTGCGTGCCTTAAGCATTTTTATCGGAACGAACCTTGGTGGGCGTATTGCAAAAGCACCAACCCAGTTTAGCAATTTGTCTTGGATGGCTTTTATTACACAAGCGGGCATTGCTTTGGGGCTTTCCGCTGAAGCGGCCATGCACTTTCCCAAATTAGGTGTTGCCTTCCAAACGCTAATCGTATCGGTTATTTTGTTGAACGAAATTTTTGGACCACTCTTTTTGAAAAATGTCCTCCGGATGGTTGGTGAAGCCAACGAACCCTCGGATGTTATAGAAAAATCTTTACAACGGCGAGCCGTCATTCTTGGGATTGATGGGCAGTCAATCACCTTGGCACGGCAGTTGGCACAAAGCGGGTGGCAAGTTTTGATGGCAGATGGCGACCCCGTGCGTATAGACTTGGTCTCTGGGAAATCTGTTCATGCTGGCATCGAGGCCCAGCACATGTCTTTCCTGAGCAAACAAGCCATAGAAAGGCTGCTGACGAAAACCCCAGATGCCTTTGTGGTGATGCTTGAAACCGATCGGGAGAACCTCCGTGCCTGCAAGTGGATAAGAGAAGTTGCAGACCTTCGTCTCATCGTTCGGCTTCATTCGGCTTCGATGGCCGAACAATTCCGTGCTTTAAATGCCTTTGCCTTAGACCAAACCTCCGCTATGGTTAACCTAATCCAACAGGCCGTGGTTGCCCCACAATCCACCGCTTTGCTGATGCACGAGGATACCAAAAGGCAAATCCGGCAGATAAAAGTGACCAATGTGAATATGGACAATACCTTCGTCCGCGATTTGCGCTTACCCGCAGATGTACTGCTCTTGGATGTGATCCGTGAAGATGTTGTGGTGGTTCCAAATGGTTTCACCCGTATCCGTGTGGGCGACGAAATGACGGTGATCGGCCACCCCGAAGACTTGGATGTCGTCACCATGCGGTTAGGGTATTGA